Proteins from a single region of Budorcas taxicolor isolate Tak-1 chromosome 7, Takin1.1, whole genome shotgun sequence:
- the CNOT8 gene encoding CCR4-NOT transcription complex subunit 8 — protein MPAALVENSQVICEVWASNLEEEMRKIREIVLSYSYIAMDTEFPGVVVRPIGEFRSSIDYQYQLLRCNVDLLKIIQLGLTFTNEKGEYPSGINTWQFNFKFNLTEDMYSQDSIDLLANSGLQFQKHEEEGIDTLHFAELLMTSGVVLCDNVKWLSFHSGYDFGYMVKLLTDSRLPEEEHEFFHILNLFFPSIYDVKYLMKSCKNLKGGLQEVADQLDLQRIGRQHQAGSDSLLTGMAFFRMKELFFEDSIDDAKYCGRLYGLGTGVAQKQNEDVDSAQEKMSILAIINNMQQ, from the exons ATGCCTGCGGCACTTGTGGAGAACAGCCAGGTCATCTGTGAAGTCTGGGCCAGCAATCTGGAAGAAGAGATGAGGAAGATCCGAGAAATTGTGCTCAGTTACAGTTATATTGCCATG GACACAGAATTTCCAGGTGTTGTGGTACGACCCATTGGTGAATTTCGTAGTTCTATAGATTACCAGTATCAGCTTTTACGGTGCAATGttgaccttttaaaaatcattcagctGGGCCTTACATTCACAAATGAGAAGGGAGAATATCCTTCTGGAATCAACACCTGGCAGTTCAACTTCAAATTCAACCTTAC AGAGGACATGTACTCCCAGGATTCCATAGATCTCCTCGCTAACTCAGGACTGCAGTTTCAGAAGCATGAAGAGGAAGGGATTGACACACTGCACTTTGCAGAGCTGCTTATGACATCTGGGGTGGTTCTCTGTGACAACGTCAAATGGCTCTCATTTCACAG TGGCTATGATTTCGGCTACATGGTAAAGTTGCTAACAGATTCTCGTTTGCCAGAAGAAGAACATGAATTCTTTCATATTCTGAATCTTTTCTTCCCATCCATTTATGATGTCAAATACCTGATGAAGAGTTGTAAAAATCTTAAG ggaggtcTTCAGGAAGTTGCTGATCAGTTGGATTTGCAGAGAATTGGAAGGCAGCACCAGGCAGGCTCAGACTCACTGTTGACGGGAATGGCATTCTTCAGGATGAAAGAG TTGTTTTTTGAGGACAGTATTGATGATGCCAAGTACTGTGGGCGGCTCTATGGCCTAGGCACGGGAGTGGCCCAGAAGCAGAATGAGGATGTGGACTCTgcccaggagaagatgagcatccTGGCGATCATCAACAACATGCAGCAGTGA